The Vicinamibacterales bacterium genome contains the following window.
CGAACGCGACCTGGAGCGCACCCACGCCTTGCGGCTCCATATGTTCGCAGACCAGTTGGTACTCGCCCTTGGGATCGTAGACGCCGACACGTCCGCGCGCGACCACGTGCAGCCCGTCTTCAGGCTTGAAGCGCAGCGCCCGCAGCGCCGAGCGAAACATCACACCTTTGATCTGTGCGCCGGCGTCCTTGAGCGTGAAGTACAGGTGTCCCGTGTTCCAGAGGCGGCAGTTGGAGATCTCACCCTCCAGCCAGATCTCCGCGAAGCGGCTCTCGAGTGTGTCCCGGATGGCCGCCGTCAGCTCCGACACGCTCCAGACGTGCCGACTGGGCGGAGGAGGTGGGACCGGCTCGGGCTCCGGCTCGGGCTCCTCGAACGGCAGGTCGAAGAGATCGTTCATCAGCTGCAGGCAGCGGGCCGTCGGCAATCGGCGACCATCATCTCATCGTCGGTTCGACGTCCATCTTCTCGAGGTCGGTGAGCGAATAGTCGAGGCGCGTGAACTTGCTGGCCCGCCCGGTCGCCTCGTCCACGGTGAGGACGACGCCGTGGAGTCGCGGGTTGCCGCTGGCCGGCTCGAAGCGCGAGGGCATCCCGGTCAGGAACCGGGCCAGCGCCGGTTCGCGCTCCGTGCCGATGATTGAATCGTGCGGACCGGTCATCCCGGCGTCGGTGATGTACGCCGTGCCCTTTGGCAGAATCCGTTCATCCGCCGTCTGCACGTGCGTGTGCGTGCCGATCACGGCGCTGACGCGGCCGTCGAGATGCCACCCCATCGCGATCTTCTCGGACGTGGCCTCGGCGTGGAAGTCGACGAGGATGACGCGCGTCTGGCCCGAGAAGTTCTCGATCTCGCGGAGCACGACCGCGAACGGATCGTCGATCGGGTGCATGAAGACGCGCCCCATCACGTTGATGATGCCGATCGGCCGACCGGTGTCGGTGCGCGCGAGGATCGATCCACGGCCGGGCGCGCCGGGAGGGTAGTTCGCGGGCCGCAGCAGCCTCGGTTCCGCGGCGACATAGTCGAGCGCTTCCTTCTTGTCCCAGATGTGGTTGCCCGACGTCAGCACGTCCACGCCGCAGGCCAGCAGGCTGTCGCCGATCTCACGGGTGATGCCAAACCCGCCGGCCGAGTTCTCCCCGTTGGCGACGACGAAATCGACACCGAAACGATCCACGAGCACGCGCATCCCCTTGCGGACGAGATCGCGTCCCGG
Protein-coding sequences here:
- a CDS encoding TIGR00282 family metallophosphoesterase, with the translated sequence MNILFIGDVFGRPGRDLVRKGMRVLVDRFGVDFVVANGENSAGGFGITREIGDSLLACGVDVLTSGNHIWDKKEALDYVAAEPRLLRPANYPPGAPGRGSILARTDTGRPIGIINVMGRVFMHPIDDPFAVVLREIENFSGQTRVILVDFHAEATSEKIAMGWHLDGRVSAVIGTHTHVQTADERILPKGTAYITDAGMTGPHDSIIGTEREPALARFLTGMPSRFEPASGNPRLHGVVLTVDEATGRASKFTRLDYSLTDLEKMDVEPTMR